One genomic region from Ardenticatenales bacterium encodes:
- a CDS encoding ATP-binding protein translates to MIYRQSVPPLTPMKTGMTEASKDFVQQLKQALKHYHDAEWLGQHVPLAAPYFLGAAALSGERQAFRPPNLVAARGEALRRAVRQSANTLWGETGPANREQIEQAMPAILQTPGSPRYSFLVLELRYFHRFFKPRRLSQIWEEFLGQSRAEFYRDVDTAVSHLSQALLSQLRPTFRLEQPPRADAFIGREKPLRRGLEALVAGQSVALSGPGGVGKTTLAAVIAATWPHGAVFWFTVRPTLNDHLSSLLYSLGFFLHQQGADSLWQMLATDGGAGMDTNLALGLAREDLARLRRTPPLLCFDEVDRLRPPDIEHLPPAHAQLLEFLDSLRGLVPLLIVGQRAVVDTDVHEALSGLPASEIARMLADVDFPIAPADLSRLHEYTNGNPRLLRLFMALRQSPDAEVEPPDLAQSLARMADAPALRPLFDRLWLRTSSAERRLLQSLAVFRAPAPSDAWGEQAAAWRSLRGRGLLLEDGWGGVMLWPALRELLYAELSAELRERLHTAAAGVRAARGEYTAAAYHLWQAGALKAAVQLWFPRREAEIQRGQGAAALAIFGEISARRLGKREQRALALLRAELYQLQGEAARGLAGLEGVDWPDGATLTVSARALQGAFLEALGQPDAALASYEAGMAAALGLLHRLALLREQRARLFVRQRQMPGAWREARLAQYEAENLQGVVLAEQGRYADAYLSYQRALVVAESVGYDAGIARTHRDLITLLSRQGRLDDVIAHAEKAITYYDRIGDRLNRETVRSILSSTYIQTQQYDLAVQAAAQALPFFQRISHAHGIGATAANLAEGHYGLGNLAEARHYALLVLEQEEPFTHPYALFTLGLVARAQDRPDEATHAFAASADIAAQNEDRFMLAYARRAQAEQFLAQAQLAEAREAAAEAFVLFTDLGMAQEAAQTAELQRKLEKN, encoded by the coding sequence ATGATTTACCGCCAAAGCGTCCCCCCCCTTACCCCCATGAAAACAGGCATGACGGAAGCCAGCAAGGATTTTGTACAACAGCTCAAGCAAGCACTCAAGCATTATCACGATGCGGAGTGGTTGGGGCAACATGTGCCTCTTGCCGCCCCTTACTTTTTGGGCGCGGCGGCTCTTTCCGGCGAACGCCAGGCGTTTCGCCCCCCTAACCTTGTTGCGGCTCGTGGCGAGGCGCTGCGCCGGGCAGTGCGGCAATCAGCAAACACGCTCTGGGGAGAAACCGGTCCCGCCAACCGGGAGCAGATCGAACAGGCCATGCCCGCCATCTTGCAGACCCCTGGCTCTCCTCGTTATAGTTTCCTTGTGCTGGAACTGCGCTACTTTCATCGGTTCTTCAAGCCCCGCCGCCTTTCGCAAATATGGGAAGAGTTCTTAGGCCAGTCGCGCGCTGAATTTTACCGCGACGTGGATACCGCCGTCAGCCATCTGAGCCAGGCGCTGCTTTCCCAACTGCGACCGACCTTTCGCCTGGAGCAGCCGCCCCGCGCTGATGCTTTCATTGGGCGGGAAAAGCCGTTGCGCCGTGGTCTGGAAGCATTGGTGGCCGGGCAGAGCGTGGCCCTTAGCGGTCCCGGCGGCGTTGGCAAGACCACGCTCGCGGCCGTCATCGCCGCGACCTGGCCGCATGGCGCCGTTTTCTGGTTTACGGTGCGTCCGACGCTGAATGATCATCTGAGCAGCTTGCTTTACAGCCTGGGCTTTTTCCTGCACCAGCAGGGGGCGGACAGCCTGTGGCAGATGCTGGCGACGGATGGGGGCGCGGGGATGGATACGAATCTGGCGTTGGGGTTGGCGCGGGAGGACCTGGCGCGGCTGCGCCGGACGCCGCCGCTGCTTTGCTTTGATGAGGTGGACCGCCTGCGCCCGCCGGATATTGAGCATCTCCCCCCGGCGCACGCGCAGTTGTTGGAGTTTCTGGATAGCCTGCGTGGGCTGGTGCCGCTGCTGATTGTGGGGCAGCGGGCGGTGGTGGATACGGATGTGCATGAAGCTTTGAGTGGATTGCCGGCATCGGAGATAGCCCGAATGTTAGCCGACGTCGATTTTCCCATAGCCCCTGCCGATTTATCCCGTTTGCACGAATACACCAATGGGAATCCCCGCCTGCTGCGCCTGTTTATGGCCCTGCGTCAGTCGCCTGATGCGGAGGTTGAGCCACCGGACCTGGCGCAATCATTGGCGCGGATGGCCGACGCGCCCGCCTTGCGGCCCTTGTTTGACCGGCTCTGGCTGCGCACCAGTTCCGCGGAGCGACGCTTGCTGCAATCGCTGGCCGTATTTCGCGCCCCCGCGCCGTCGGACGCCTGGGGAGAGCAGGCGGCGGCCTGGCGTAGTTTGCGCGGACGAGGGCTGCTGCTGGAAGATGGGTGGGGGGGCGTCATGTTGTGGCCGGCATTGCGGGAACTCCTGTACGCGGAGTTGTCGGCGGAGCTGCGGGAGCGGCTGCACACGGCGGCGGCGGGGGTGCGCGCGGCGCGGGGCGAATATACGGCTGCCGCCTATCATTTATGGCAGGCGGGCGCGTTGAAGGCGGCGGTGCAGTTGTGGTTTCCGCGGCGCGAGGCGGAGATTCAGCGGGGGCAGGGGGCGGCGGCGCTGGCGATCTTTGGGGAGATTTCGGCGCGCCGTCTGGGGAAGCGGGAGCAGCGGGCGCTGGCGCTGCTGCGGGCGGAGTTGTACCAGCTTCAGGGGGAGGCGGCGCGCGGGCTGGCGGGTCTGGAGGGGGTGGATTGGCCGGATGGGGCGACGCTGACGGTGTCGGCGCGGGCGCTGCAAGGGGCTTTTCTGGAGGCGTTGGGGCAGCCGGATGCCGCGCTGGCGTCGTATGAGGCGGGGATGGCGGCGGCGTTGGGCTTGCTGCACCGGTTGGCGTTGCTACGCGAGCAGCGGGCGCGGTTGTTTGTGCGGCAGCGGCAAATGCCGGGGGCGTGGCGGGAGGCGCGGCTGGCGCAGTATGAGGCGGAGAATTTGCAGGGGGTGGTTTTGGCGGAACAGGGGCGGTATGCGGATGCGTATTTGTCGTATCAGCGGGCGTTGGTGGTGGCGGAGAGTGTGGGGTATGATGCCGGCATTGCCCGCACCCACCGCGACCTCATCACCCTCCTCAGCCGCCAGGGCCGCCTGGACGACGTCATCGCCCACGCCGAAAAAGCCATCACCTACTACGACCGCATTGGCGACCGCCTCAACCGGGAAACCGTGCGCAGCATCCTCTCCTCGACCTACATCCAGACACAGCAGTACGACCTCGCCGTGCAGGCCGCCGCGCAGGCGCTCCCCTTTTTCCAGCGCATCAGCCACGCCCACGGCATTGGGGCCACCGCCGCCAACCTGGCCGAAGGGCACTACGGCCTGGGCAATCTGGCGGAAGCGCGCCATTATGCCCTGCTGGTGCTGGAGCAGGAAGAGCCATTTACCCACCCCTACGCCCTGTTTACGCTGGGACTGGTGGCGCGGGCGCAAGATCGCCCGGACGAAGCCACCCATGCTTTTGCCGCCTCCGCCGACATCGCCGCGCAAAACGAAGACCGCTTTATGCTGGCCTATGCCCGCCGCGCCCAGGCGGAGCAGTTCCTGGCGCAGGCGCAGTTGGCTGAAGCCCGCGAAGCCGCCGCTGAAGCCTTTGTCCTTTTTACTGATTTGGGCATGGCGCAAGAGGCGGCGCAGACTGCGGAACTGCAGCGGAAGCTGGAGAAGAATTAG
- the queC gene encoding 7-cyano-7-deazaguanine synthase QueC, translated as MIDSVAIVSGGLDSVTLLHHLVRTEQRHPAIITFRYGQKHAREIDCARAQAALLGCQEHLVLDLSPLAVLFAHSALVDAGIPIPQANDIHGNPQPPTYVPNRNMIFLALAAAYAESHGVSDVYYGAQRHDLYGYWDTTPDFLARLNHVYALNRKTPIQIHAPFVHHSKADLLRLGLLLGIDYAKTWSCYAGGERACGHCPTCAERLQAFAAVGLTDPLPYA; from the coding sequence ATGATTGATTCCGTTGCCATCGTCAGCGGCGGCCTGGACAGCGTTACGCTATTGCACCATCTGGTGCGGACGGAACAACGCCATCCGGCCATTATCACCTTCCGCTATGGGCAAAAACATGCCCGTGAAATTGATTGCGCCCGCGCGCAAGCCGCGCTATTGGGCTGCCAGGAACATCTGGTGCTGGACCTGTCACCACTGGCTGTCCTGTTTGCTCATTCGGCGCTGGTAGATGCCGGCATTCCCATCCCCCAGGCAAACGACATACACGGAAACCCCCAACCCCCCACCTACGTCCCCAACCGCAACATGATCTTCCTCGCCCTGGCCGCCGCCTACGCCGAATCCCACGGCGTCAGCGACGTCTACTACGGCGCGCAACGGCACGATCTCTACGGCTACTGGGACACAACCCCCGACTTCCTGGCACGACTAAACCACGTCTACGCCCTGAACCGTAAAACACCCATCCAGATTCACGCCCCCTTCGTGCATCACAGCAAAGCAGACCTGTTGCGCCTGGGCCTTTTACTTGGCATTGACTACGCGAAAACATGGTCCTGCTACGCCGGCGGCGAGCGCGCCTGCGGGCACTGCCCCACCTGTGCCGAACGGCTGCAAGCCTTCGCCGCAGTAGGCCTAACGGACCCGCTGCCCTATGCGTGA
- the queF gene encoding NADPH-dependent 7-cyano-7-deazaguanine reductase QueF: MNPEVPFRALGRPMNAPSKELDTFPKPPHVTIVRFHSDELTSFCPVTGQPDFNTVEIEYHPDQLCVESKSLKLYLWSFRDERIFGEGLASAIADDIFNALQPTFCRVTLQQNVRGGLQMTAIAERQKPGFLEKPGFSR; this comes from the coding sequence ATGAACCCCGAAGTCCCATTCCGGGCACTGGGTCGCCCGATGAACGCCCCCAGCAAAGAACTGGACACCTTCCCCAAACCACCCCACGTCACCATCGTGCGCTTCCACAGCGACGAACTCACCAGCTTTTGCCCCGTCACCGGCCAACCCGACTTCAACACAGTAGAAATTGAATACCACCCCGACCAACTATGCGTGGAAAGCAAAAGCCTGAAACTGTACCTGTGGAGCTTCCGCGACGAGCGCATTTTTGGCGAAGGGCTGGCCAGCGCCATCGCCGACGACATCTTCAACGCCCTCCAACCCACCTTCTGCCGGGTCACTCTACAGCAAAACGTGCGCGGCGGGTTGCAAATGACGGCCATCGCCGAACGCCAAAAACCCGGTTTTTTAGAAAAACCGGGTTTTTCGAGGTAA
- a CDS encoding AAA family ATPase produces the protein MIDSIQIRDFRGIQHGQIKGFRQLNILVGPNNSGKSALMEALYLTGTVARPATLQAQYGESISYDVTVAAADLSGKHPQTRLWERAKAGSREGYNKVISGLKGKEGVLEPLRSSISLERVLLLFDQENDQQAEDRCRKIEADLRWSDPDGCWQSFTFESIAGWPNIFEHYSNKLHIVLHIADVRVEGLQGADFDGYLLQLLQGPASQNIAEKLLATQSQLANRLLKKGEEEFTVLMQSNGHPWTHAKSWLYAYITAFQFRQSHVWFARDIVEKAPEDQLRQVFASLIAAWECLIHNVGELS, from the coding sequence ATGATCGACAGTATCCAAATTCGAGATTTTCGCGGTATTCAGCATGGGCAGATCAAAGGGTTTCGCCAACTAAACATCCTGGTTGGCCCCAATAACTCTGGGAAATCCGCCTTGATGGAAGCGTTGTACCTGACTGGCACGGTTGCCCGCCCGGCTACACTTCAGGCCCAATATGGGGAATCTATCAGCTATGATGTGACCGTAGCCGCTGCCGATCTCTCCGGCAAACACCCGCAAACACGCCTTTGGGAACGTGCTAAAGCCGGCAGTCGTGAGGGATATAACAAAGTCATCAGTGGCTTGAAGGGGAAGGAAGGTGTATTGGAACCCCTTCGTTCTTCCATCTCATTAGAACGTGTTTTGCTACTCTTCGATCAAGAGAATGATCAGCAAGCTGAAGATCGCTGTAGGAAAATTGAAGCTGACCTGCGCTGGTCTGATCCCGACGGATGTTGGCAGTCATTTACTTTTGAATCCATTGCCGGTTGGCCCAACATCTTTGAACATTACTCAAACAAATTGCATATTGTCCTGCATATTGCTGACGTGAGGGTGGAGGGCCTTCAGGGTGCAGATTTCGATGGCTACTTATTGCAGTTGTTACAGGGGCCGGCCAGTCAGAATATCGCTGAAAAACTGCTGGCTACCCAAAGTCAGTTGGCAAACCGGTTGTTGAAAAAGGGCGAGGAGGAGTTTACTGTGTTGATGCAAAGTAACGGCCATCCCTGGACTCACGCCAAGTCCTGGCTCTATGCTTACATCACTGCCTTTCAGTTTCGCCAATCCCACGTTTGGTTCGCTCGAGATATTGTTGAGAAGGCCCCTGAAGATCAATTACGCCAGGTTTTTGCTTC
- a CDS encoding VUT family protein translates to MIYVLLYLSAIVLANLSVAAFGPGVTIVNAFLFIGLDLTARDRLHDAWRGNQLLPKMAGLIAAGSLLSWLLNRNAGPIALASFAAFAAAASVDALVYQWLDRYPRWLRVNGSNVPSAAVDSLVFPTLAFGSFLWPIVLGQFLAKTGGGFVWSLILHWAEQRRNAGMETQQPI, encoded by the coding sequence ATGATCTACGTTTTGCTTTATTTGAGTGCCATCGTATTGGCCAATTTGAGCGTGGCCGCGTTTGGCCCCGGCGTGACCATTGTCAACGCATTCTTGTTTATTGGACTGGACCTGACGGCGCGGGATCGGCTGCATGACGCCTGGCGCGGGAATCAACTACTGCCGAAAATGGCCGGGTTGATTGCGGCGGGGTCGCTCTTGTCGTGGCTGCTGAATCGAAACGCGGGACCAATCGCCCTCGCTTCATTCGCCGCCTTCGCCGCCGCCGCCAGCGTGGACGCCCTCGTCTACCAATGGCTGGACCGCTACCCCCGCTGGCTGCGCGTCAACGGCAGCAACGTCCCCAGCGCCGCCGTGGACTCCCTCGTTTTCCCCACCCTGGCCTTCGGCAGTTTCCTCTGGCCCATCGTCCTGGGGCAGTTTCTGGCAAAAACGGGCGGCGGCTTTGTCTGGTCGCTCATTTTGCACTGGGCAGAACAACGGCGGAATGCCGGCATGGAAACGCAGCAGCCGATTTAG